The following nucleotide sequence is from Populus trichocarpa isolate Nisqually-1 chromosome 11, P.trichocarpa_v4.1, whole genome shotgun sequence.
ttaacgactatataagccTCTAATAGATTTAagatttataaaactcgaactggtaatctataaaatacaaatctaaaatctgatgaattaaattatacttttatATTAGTCCTTCAAAGAATAAATGAATGATGCAATTTCACTTGTATatcaattgtttaattttaactttgaacctttataatttattatttctttcctGCCACTTGCTTTCAACACCTCGTTGTGTTGGCAGATTTTATTTAGTGATTTACCATAAAAAAGGCTTGGGTTaatgggtaattttttttatttgttgagatttttttatttatttatgaaagccATCTTTGCTTTTGAACTTCCGGTGGCAGCTTCACATCTGTTGCCAATCCAATAGCTTGAAGAAACCTTACAACTTACCAAGTCATGTCAATCTGCCACCATTCCAGGCCATGCTTGGCTGAGTATCAAAAGTATGTCAAAAATTGACCATCCACGACGGCGTTAGAATCTTCATGATGGATGAAGTATTGTGTGCGGTGGTCAATGCGGTGATATGGCTTtgctcaacttttttttttattcttttttcctcctTGAAAAACACGTTgcttaataattgtttttaatattatcctcttattttgtttaagtttctaatttattcttcttgattttgattatttaatttttatcttatttcttttaaatttgtttttggtttcactatttattaaaatgttatttttcctcttatttttttttcaaatttgattatttttattttgattatttttttcccgtTCCTTTTGTAAagtataaaagtttttttttcactcttaaaTCAAAcaatgctattatttttttttattatgtttttgtttaatatttaattctcattcttttatattgctccttttgttttggaattgtttgtcaaattattatttttcaatttcattattcaaccctaagttgattatgaatttagagtaatcatgattttttctgGTTGGGTTACATTGGGTTAATGACTCAGGTTATGTGTTTAAAATGTTAACCTAGATGCCGTcagcctttatttttatttttaaaaaaaaaaaaaattttgagttcgttatttttaaaattgattttttctactttttgtcattcatcattttttatttattttgcatttagCTTTATAACTTTTCATGGCATGCCTTTTATTGTGTTGTCCAATGCGCACAATCTTAGTCATGTTATTTAGTAAGCTAATCCAAGTttgttggctttttttttccattttgttaattatttgtttattcaatcaagtctttcTACATTGGGTTTGTTAATAATTAGAGCTTAATTACATGtctttttggtttgctttctgaGTTGTTATCACAACCTCTCGAATAAGTTGCGGGTTTGGTAGGCACATTTGGATTAACTTTggtcatattgttttttattttctttctatcgcacttgattaaattgaaacttatcattgtttaataaaTGCTTTTTCTTTAtccctgttatttttttttttgacatcttATTAGTTAAGATAACTTATTCAATTTAGCCGAGTATATGATCTAAatcgtgatttttttattatttttttatcaaaacacaCTTATCGtcttttaatattcttttttaatgctatttttttccCCGGACCACGAGATTAGTCATGTCTAAAACATATTGACTCATGGGATATGTTTATACACACATATACATCTGACATAAGCTaattaagtaatatttataataaataattttaaatatcagaaaaaatgataaaaaatctaaaaataaaaatttttgaaGGCCTCGGTAGGGTTAAAATTAAGAATGTTGAATTGGTCAATTTTgtgtataaaataattgatcatAGGCTTTTCAGCCTATTTGTAAGATATCATTCGGCCTAGTGAATCAACATTCGGTTTGCAAGCAtagattaaattttgaaaaaaaaaattaaaaaggacatGTCCTAACTTTCCTCTGTGAGTAacctataattaatatatgttgcCATTTGTCTAGTAGATTAATTACAACCCATCAATCTTAATGTGTAATATGTTGAAATTAATGATGTGATAATGACTTCCAATTGAACTCCTGCAAATATTTTATAGCGATTATGAACCATTTTcgtgtttaatattatatcatgaatctgggaataaattttaatagatATCTCAAAAGAGACTCACATTTCCTccaaattaagatttaatttttttcaatattttcgaAGTCCAAATattctgtgaaaaaaaaaactgtacaCCATGCACGTATATATAATAGtagaattatattatattcttaaaaagaaaagcttctcataatttcattaatgatatcacacacacacaaacttcAATTGTTGAAAGCCATCCTTTGCTTTTGAACTTCCGATGGCAGCTTCACATCTGTTGCCAGTCCAATAGCTTGAAGAAACCTTACAACATACCAAGTCATGTCAATCTGCCACCATTCCAGGCCATGCCTGGCTGAGTATTCAAAAGCATGGTGATTATTATGCCAACCTTCTCCAAATGTAAGCAACGCAAGCCACCTTAAAAAAGTTTGCAGaacaaaattattagaaataaccAAATCAGAATGATAAAAGCTAAGAGCAAAAGGTAATTACAAATTGTTCCTAGACAAGTCGCCGGTGTTCCACGCTCGCTTTCCCCATAAATGAGAAGCTGAGTTTACTAGCCAAGTGAAGTGCAAAGCCAGTACGGTTCTCACACCCTGAAATGGTCAGCAGTAAATTAGTTTTGTTGCATAAGGTATACAAGAATTAACCTAATTGACTACTGAGGCCTGAGGGGTAATAAGtgtttaaattttcatgttcaTTTCAATGTATGGTCACCGATCAGATATGAATGAGTACATCCTGAGTTTATTAGCAGACAATATTGCCCTTTCATTTTACACCATGATTTTCGTGCCATTTGCCATTTACTTCCAATGAACTTGAGAAATTCGTTCCAAGAGGTTGCGTTTGATGAAAGTTCCagtaaaaaaagacaaatactAATTTTGGCTATCTCtgcatattttcattaaaaaaaaagagagaggaggacATGAGAAGTATTCCATACCATTCCCCATACAAGGTATGGAAATCCTCCCACTGCATATAGCAGAACTCCAAGCGCAATTGGATGTAGAAAGTACGTGTTTTGCATGAACTTGTAAAAGGGTTGCTTCTCTAAATCCCCAACATTGTTTGGTCCTCCACACtaccaaatcaaatatttttaacagaATAAGCAGCAATAACACAATTTCACGCTAGGAAATTTGTTCATTTGTGTGCGTGTGAGGAGGATGAACATACAGACCTTTTCAGTAATATAATTATTGTCAAAGAGCCAAGTGATGTGACTAAACCAAAACCCTTCAGTAGGGCTATGCGGGTCTCTCTCAGAATCACAAAACTGGTGGTGGTGTCTATGAGTGCTAACCCAAAAAATAGGATCCCTCTGAAACCAACATAAAgccattaaaaattgaaaacacaaaaaatcaaggaaagaaaaggggAGGGTGCACTTACTTGAAGAGCTTGAACCCCACAGTATGCAAAAAAATACTCGAGCCATTTTGGAAGCTTGAAACTCCTATGAGAAAGATTCCTATGGAAAGAAAGAGTGATACCTAGAAGTCCAGTGACAATACCGATGCCAAGGGCAACCCAAAATGCAGGCCAAGTGAAATAAAAAGGTGCGAACAAAGATAGAAAATGCACTGACGAAACTATAGCAGCATTGGCTATATCTGATGAATTCCATTTCCTGCCCCAAAATACCTGCCTTCTTCTCCTCACCACCACATCTGACAGAAAGATTTTCCCGAGGTTCCTAGGCTCGGCCTCTGATAGAGGTGCATTACCAGCATCAGCCACTACTTGTAGTGCTTTTTTTGTACTGCTATAATTCTTATTTGAAGCATCCAAAAGacttgataatttttcttttttgcatttgtTGGTTGTTAGTGGTAGGAACTTGGGGTTATAGTGACCATAATTTAGGAGTATAGCAGGTGGAGAACCCAGTTTCTTAGCATGGGTAAAAGGCAAAAAAAGGCAAGGTTTGGATTTGGTTAATGGAGATGTCATCAAAGCCATTGAGACTTAAAAGAGGATGTATTTTGATAGAACTGATTATTTTGCGGGGGTTTATATAGTGATGGGTTTGCGGAAGAGTAAGTGACTGGTTGTTTATAAGGTAATGctgcttttcaaaaaaaatatagtataaacGGCACAGTCAAAAACTCCTTTAAGAGATTTGTTTGAATGTCATGTCAAATTTATAGATTATTGGTTACTTTTTAGTTTAAACTATGGAAGGGAGGtagtgtatattttttattttaaaagtatttttaaaaaaatttaaaaaatatattttcttttttaatttttatgttagatttttttttttagttttttatgtttttgtgttttaacagtatattttaaaaaattaattttttttaaattaatattttttaatgtttttaaatcattttaaagtgctggtattaaaaataattttttaaaaataaaaaaatattattttaatatatttttaaagtaaaaatactttaaaaaaatccaattatatttttaaataaatttttaatttgatttctcttttattttttacattttatttgtgATCAAATTGAGTTATTTGTCGTATAGATTTTGTTTTGCTCATGAgttgtcaaatcatgtttgctGTGTTGCAGGGGTGGTGTAATTAGTTGTCGTTAGGTGGGGGTTCAATGtggtgaaatatttttaaaaacaaccttTTTCACATTCCCCAAGAACTCATTCATCGTCGTACGTTTGTCCATTCTTAAAGTTTGTAAAAGTAGTGTAcagctgatatatatatatatatatatatatatatatatatatatatatatatatatataaattctttctaacttaatttttttagatatatatatatatatatatataaatttttctaacttaattttttttttaaatgatgaaggTGTTTTTAAATAGgtaagaaaaactagaaatctaGGTCGAGTGATTAATCGAGAAAAATAAGCTTGTCTATATTATAAAggtatatttgaaatattattaaaatattttaataatgttatttaataataaaacaaaaattcaatcagattaaaataatctaataattaaaaaagtaaataaaagattttaattaccagcaaatcaaatgttaaatgttgaaggacaaaataaaaaaattaattttaataaaaaaacaaaaaaaaacttgtttaataaaaattgaataaaaataaaggtcatcttttaagaaaactaaatgataaaagatgaaactaaaaaaaatcaatttaaattaacttgactaaccaaCTACCTAAGAAATAAGATTAGGATAATCCTATTAAACAAAAGTGGCAAAAATCAAAAAGCTGAACGCCCAATAACCTaatgtcaaataataaaattgaagaaaaaatcattttcttattaaaaaacctaaaaaaatcgaAGTCAAATCAAACTAATCTTCAAACTCTATGATCCGGGTCATGAGATTGGGAttaccctatagaaagcaaatacaAAATGTCATGAAGCAAAATTATATAGGgactttatttataaaaaaaaactaaatgaaagaaaGTAGTGAGGGACTaaattggaaataaaataaatcaagaaaataataaaaacaaaagaatagcaatcaaaagaataaggactaaattagatacaaaaattaaatgaaagaaaatgctgagagacaatttaaaaaaaaaatcaacttcaaaaatttaaaagcaaaacaaatagcaatcaaaataataatgatcaaaattcatataaatacaAATTGGCATTACACATTCAACTTTTAGAAGACCTAGCGCGAAATTTGAggtgaggagagagaaaatagggaggaaaagaaaaaaaaatatctatcacCGCCTAACCACTACGCTACCATGTACACATACTGACTACCGGGAAGAGAACATCACAACACTTTCAATGCTATCTTGGAAGGTGGTGTTTGACAGCTGGAAGATACCGCATTCATCTCCCAAGAAATGTGAGTGCTTCCTATTCATTGGTTTATGCATGACATGCGtcagcaactttttttttttttttaagagtatttaagttatttaattgtgcatataaaatgttaaaagaccGATTTGTCTCCAATCAATATGATAGTGGCAAATAGACCCTATAAAAAAGACTGGTTTGCCATCAATAACTACTTAAGTGATTTTGTttgagaatggaaaaaaaaattattattttacggTTTCAATCTATAGTAATATGTGTTTAGatgtacaataaaaaattaaaatattttattttttaggtttggaATTTacttaatcaaatttaataaatttgatttgatagtTGCAGGGGTAGTGTAAGAAGTTGTCGTTGTTAGGCGGTTGTAGTAGTGATGATGGTGGTTGCGGTAATGATAATGATAGGGATGGTGATAATGAAAGCAGTTATACTGATTGTTGcagtaatgataatgataaaaatggTGGTGATGAAGGATGATtggttaaagaaaagaaaaatggtaaTGTGGTTCTGCAATCAAAGGGCTTGTGTGTGAAGGCCTAAAGTTTCGTTTTATCTCCACAACCGCGCAAATGGAATCAATTCCTTCAACTGTCCTGTTCAGGGCACAAATCGTGATTCGAGATTTGGTTTGTGGAATGTAGGAGTCATCATTTttaattcggtttggtttttattaaaaaaaaataattaaatcgaaatttttttttaaaaaaaccgaaaccggttcaaaccgcccggtttcggtttggttttttaggacaaaaactgattcaaaccggtttggctcgattttttcagtttggctcggttttttttgtttgggttcggtttggttcggttttttcggttttttgcttataaaaccaaaaccaaaccaaaccggctagtttttttaaaattttaatcggtttaatctgtttttttacggttcggttttttcagttattttttttctcagtttaatcgcttttttaatttttttttgttcatctcCAGTGGAATGGGACGTGTGGATTGGTTAGCTTGATGAATGCATTTGGTTCTGGCTGATAGCTGAAAATTGTGGTAGTTGATTTTGGTGTTACAAGCAGCTTTTGGCGATTATTGGAGCAAGTGTGGCGCGTCCAAAATAGGCAATCTAGCAACCCAATTTGTGATTTCATGCTTTCTGCAAAGCTTCATGAAAATTATGTGTATTTCATGGAATGTATAGGTTTAcaatattgattgtttttttaaatgagttttatttgaaaatatattaaaataattattttttaaaattttaaaatttatttttaatattagtatattaaaccaa
It contains:
- the LOC18103461 gene encoding palmitoyl-monogalactosyldiacylglycerol delta-7 desaturase, chloroplastic, with translation MALMTSPLTKSKPCLFLPFTHAKKLGSPPAILLNYGHYNPKFLPLTTNKCKKEKLSSLLDASNKNYSSTKKALQVVADAGNAPLSEAEPRNLGKIFLSDVVVRRRRQVFWGRKWNSSDIANAAIVSSVHFLSLFAPFYFTWPAFWVALGIGIVTGLLGITLSFHRNLSHRSFKLPKWLEYFFAYCGVQALQRDPIFWVSTHRHHHQFCDSERDPHSPTEGFWFSHITWLFDNNYITEKCGGPNNVGDLEKQPFYKFMQNTYFLHPIALGVLLYAVGGFPYLVWGMGVRTVLALHFTWLVNSASHLWGKRAWNTGDLSRNNLWLALLTFGEGWHNNHHAFEYSARHGLEWWQIDMTWYVVRFLQAIGLATDVKLPSEVQKQRMAFNN